A part of Patagioenas fasciata isolate bPatFas1 chromosome 30, bPatFas1.hap1, whole genome shotgun sequence genomic DNA contains:
- the LOC136112884 gene encoding olfactory receptor 14J1-like, translating into MSNGSSITQFLLLAFTDTRELQLLHFWLFLGIYLAALLGNGLIITTIAWDQHLHTPMYFFLLNLSLLDLGSISTIVPRSMANSLWNTRVISFQGCAAQLFLFIFLITAEYCLLTIMSYDRYVAICKPLHYGTLLGSRACVHTAAAAWATGFLSALLHTANTFSLPLCKGNALDQFFCEIPQILKLSCSHSYLREAGLIVVSVCLAFGCFVFIVVSYVQIFRAVLRIPSEQGRHKAFSTCLPHLAVVSLFLSTDMFAHLKPPSISSPPLDLVVSVLYSVVPPAVNPLIYSMRNQELKDALRKLMAGLFLDSDKSPFLKAEQPQFPQPLLIRLTASLPNLLKGTKRRIHWLQVLARYNTSCWGAASPAAGIKEGEMEEKMDVDVMVEEQMEVDVMVEEEMMDVDEETEEEMEIDAEIEEAMDVDG; encoded by the exons ATGTCCAacggcagctccatcacccagttcctcctcctggcattcacagacacacgggagctgcagctcttgcacttctggctcttcctgggcatctacctggctgccctcctgggcaacggcctcatcatcaccaccatagcctgggaccagcacctccacacccccatgtacttcttcctgctcaacctctccctcctcgacctgggctctatctccaccattgtccccaggtccatggcaaattccctctgGAACACAAGGGTCATTTCCTTTCAAGGGTGTGCAGCACAGCTCTTTTTGTTTATCTTCCTGATCACAGCAGAATATtgtctgctcaccatcatgtcctacgaccgctacgttgccatctgcaaacccctgcactacgggaccctcctgggcagcagagcttgtgtccacacggcagcagctgcctgggccactgggtttctcagtgctctgctgcacacggccaatacattttcactgcccctgtgcaagggcaatgccctggaccagttcttctgtgaaatcccccagatcctcaagctctcctgctcacactcctacctcagggaagctgggcttattgtggtcagtgtctgtttagcatttgggtgttttgtgttcattgtggtgtcctatgtgcagatcttcagggccgtgctgaggatcccctctgagcagggacggcacaaagccttttccacctgcctccctcacctggccgtggtctccctgttcctcagcacagaCATGTTTGCCCATCTGAAGCCtccttccatctcctccccacccctggacctggtggtgtctgttctgtactcagtggtgcctccagcagtgaaccccctcatctacagcatgaggaaccaggagctcaaggatgccctgaggaaactgatggctggattatTTT tagacagcgataagtctccttttctcaaggctgaacagccccagttccctcaaccgctcctcataagactg ACCGCGTCACTCCCAAATCTGCTGAAGGGCACAAAGCGCAGGatccactggctgcaggtgctggctc GATACAACACCTCTTGCTGGGGAGCTGCAAGTCCGGCTGCTGGGATCaaggaaggagagatggaggAGAAGATGGACGTAGATGTGATGGTGGAAGAACAGATGGAGGTTGATGTgatggtggaggaagagatgatgGATGTGGACgaagagacagaggaagaaatggaGATAGATGCAGAGATCGAGGAGGCAATGGATGTGGATGGATAG